A window from Festucalex cinctus isolate MCC-2025b chromosome 4, RoL_Fcin_1.0, whole genome shotgun sequence encodes these proteins:
- the map1aa gene encoding microtubule-associated protein 1A isoform X1, whose translation MEMEKSSASTSGTVTMEMPFVVATPAKQAEPVQHHDKQHAGAALQHNKYRMLIVIGQIVISDHLDSAKKQITDGLLSWNVDLSVCDLNKELQLFETKHTAQFSSQVKGQRILQYQSDILETVVLVNPSKEAVSSEVHSLITDLAGNKLLILSGQSSDQGGDIFLQGGAFTWQHFSDIITNTEVVAVLPRASPEQPSRLTVSCQGDGGWSSLGQSQEQHLFLNILEYHFNPEPRLPNMEGVTAFTEYVSETVDVPSPFELLEPPTSGGFLKLSKPCCYIFPGGRGDSALFAVNGFNILVDGGSDRKACFWKLVRHLDRIDSVLLTHIGADNLPGINGLFQRKIAEQEEEGNQGSGSSSNGESMKNLISPELGIVFLNVPEKLRVPESTLKAKRSIEEASLTLQYLNKLGITPEPLHRAVSNTIEPITLFHKLGVGKLDMYVLNPVKESKEMQFLMQKWAGNSKAKTGILMSNGKEGEISVPYLTSVTALIVWIPHRPTEKIVRVLFPGNAPQNKIFEGLEKIKHLDFLRYPVATQKDLSSGPPLPIIKQTKMKSRTDSKESLKASPKPNSKIAKKDILAQEDESKSETMKENKVEKKEEKKMKSQSLKATKQQKNSEVAPVTGKSEKKISKEKSGKMDKVSRMDEKKDKEKKEIKKDKIKKDENIRKEEKEKKELKKKNISKPELRKIMKPDLKPLTPEVRKTLHKVKTQTKTKTETNAAGKEHGNGKKLSPENLHEEVAAAALADRSIASSPEDLTEDFEALKQEELSKPKTGAIQISEVSLHKDTKVSTSFSPEDKMTSFCSNTETVSSTFSEKTDEHNTDKKTSEQMKSPQRKDSSSGIYKKYEKTYEDYNKYSAKDHQKDISKKSDSSEDDDDVIEKAELEGTEDDAFIKSKAQEIKKESGGKELEDRPTTQLASSTAALPGQGVVASASEQISFIQDETIPGYSETEQTISDEEIHDDTEERMPQLRYSVGSYGVSVPDVPRTLDSMHNLKEMKSSAVSDVDVKPKALVGGQEPEIASYPAVITAPLAEEEHISSATSITEYDKMSSFATSVAEDQSIASVTAPQTEEVGRNSLLLDTINNVPLHIEGTQGKDYLHSAGTISPTSSLEDDKCFKSPSSDEYQPNIHEMEGDANAAHDEEDDEDEDEDEDQTPNVDIPLGKLQEGYEHATSMLLREKDNSPSSAISPPVFSAEQQSPTQVVSEKTFPSSIAGFGISTGIQPASSTLPLATGLESHVRQDSDDRCPSPDDSTVKLASPTQSVLTSSGYSPAEEKPLKTEEIDKAVTYLKYDTHKVEKSVTISDNTSFIGLPGDKTIETSEESEEDSVDEDDYYTKKDLQPAVKAKLMEAKEGCFLDDDLTNEAKTSKIKTQIIYSDEDETDNFPIGLESNFSPTDPSKSEKCQETAEITDMSFKGPEKSVQFSICDFPAKETKEKAIYIRQDTPYVHGKTFSYSDIYDSKPSSVESDSFHQESLDKLEKDISRDEMGMPPHSVTATDKMSEKDEFKVSYGKEASTPSLHDSKSTSAVPLIRAAKETEPFEYTGSRFPSVADRPEASSTSLSSKKNPLSFPVQPDITKPSSYSSMAAFNVGKAAGPDDNNQGTCLENDMRKLTGQDEEDYDDDEEEDDDEEEDEDDKITVHSDMEKGAKEKSEKQVKSPASEMLSSNEPEFVVSMAGYGFNSQEKVVEEDMSDSTCLSAKSNVGSTGFSGYSSELHLDEWEHKKSLLPCSITDKRKEDITLKLSERGFDQNDGDDMDFDKPRSPDHLSKKSPDTSFQYTTAAPGYSSSSAYSYSSSTSGSFSTSRQLGEELETPASGEPLFEYSSFKEEHSPAIDSAFSTLAGTKDDYLEVSEKQITVTTTAESSSSLAHFSPLSPFEEVKPFPLHSSTACAEDKKKHTSSFGSSMDKQPQSDCFYKPEWSEVSTLDSAKGFRDSLTMHSQETTLAIDKEAASAALFGVTSSPRPGTEGKHYFEETESSEEEDEGDYMRETTRISPSSGLTGTLTFSEKLVSSAEGVKTSSALPDVLGSYMSSPLQTNKPDPASRTTEVGASATHLAGAAASGAVAGTARMEGAGGYRTSYEWEMSKPQIGRMPGDSPPHYRHDDEFEEECETEPEHPARPLSLSSTNQPFCSPFYADECSRQGQDEEDDDEDDDDDDDSDQDVAGKAPKGGASPYAGHTSPGYSSSEYKQRKNDLSPSFINPSMQQLCSDEDDEDLGQQSDQSQEGDEHDMSVKRRAHKQPHHHQTHSSSSHQAAGTSARLGLATEDTPPTSISESLASQSDSEVPPGTEEYPSVTGEGNIDSDEDADYMPIDKISATGEGSHHPASWKSHDPVPTPQKDPHPHPPHPDVCMVDPDSLGNGSVKKDPKAKGLKKAAGKTKSASPARRKRSPLPVKQTSSPRSASLKKKEVDKSSRMSRLSDGQGSKDDDLSRSSYNPGKVLVNGSKSGLGSQKAASAAPIYVDMAYIPNHCSAKNIDQEFFKRIRSAYYVVSGNDAASGEPSRAVLDALLDGKAQWGSNLQVTLIPTHDTEVTREWYQQTHERQQELNIMVLASSSTVVMQDESFPACKIEF comes from the exons GCCAGAGGATTCTCCAGTATCAGAGTGACATCCTTGAGACAGTTGTCTTGGTTAACCCATCAAAAGAGGCAGTTTCTTCAGAG GTGCATTCTCTGATTACTGACTTGGCTGGAAATAAACTGCTGATCCTGAGTGGGCAGAGCTCTGACCAGGGAGGTGACATCTTTCTACAAGGTGGGGCCTTTACCTGGCAACACTTCTCTGATATCATCACCAACACTGAA GTGGTAGCAGTTCTTCCCAGGGCCTCCCCAGAGCAGCCATCAAGGCTTACTGTTTCCTGTCAAGGAGACGGGGGCTGGAGCTCCCTGGGCCAAAGCCAGGAGCAACATCTGTTTCTAAATATTCTGGAATACCACTTCAATCCTGAACCTCGCCTTCCCAACATGGAAGGAGTGACAGCGTTTACCGAGTATGTCTCAGAGACAGTAGATGTGCCCTCACCCTTTGAACTTTTAGAGCCTCCAACTTCTGGAGGATTCCTGAAATTGTCCAAACCTTGCTGCTATATCTTTCCTGGAGGGAGAGGGGACTCTGCTTTGTTTGCTGTCAATGGGTTTAACATCCTAGTGGATGGTGGGTCTGATAGAAAAGCTTGCTTCTGGAAGCTGGTCCGGCACCTTGACAGGATTGACTCTGTTCTGCTCACCCATATTGGAGCCGACAACCTTCCTGGCATTAATGGCTTGTTTCAGAGAAAGATTGcagagcaggaagaggagggCAACCAAGGATCTGGTTCAAGCAGCAATGGTGAGTCGATGAAGAACCTAATATCCCCTGAGCTTGGGATTGTATTTTTGAACGTCCCTGAGAAACTTCGGGTGCCAGAGTCAACTCTGAAAGCGAAACGAAGCATTGAGGAAGCATCTCTTACACTGCAGTACCTCAATAAACTTGGTATCACACCGGAACCACTTCACAGGGCAGTGAGTAACACCATTGAACCCATCACACTCTTTCATAAACTTGGAGTGGGTAAATTAGACATGTATGTGCTAAATCCTGTCAAGGAGAGCAAAGAGATGCAGTTTCTTATGCAAAAATGGGCGGGCAACAGTAAAGCCAAGACTGGTATTCTGATGTCGAATGGAAAAGAAGGAGAAATATCTGTTCCCTATTTGACATCGGTTACTGCCCTTATTGTTTGGATTCCTCACCGTCCCACAGAAAAGATCGTCAGGGTGCTCTTTCCTGGAAATGCTCCtcagaataaaatatttgaggGCCTTGAGAAGATAAAACACCTGGACTTTCTGAGATACCCAGTAGCTACGCAAAAAGACTTATCTTCTGGTCCACCACTGCCCATTATCAAGCAGACTAAAATGAAATCACGAACTGACAGCAAAGAGAGTCTCAAAGCGTCACCGAAACCAAACTCAAAAATAGCTAAGAAAGACATTCTTGCACAGGAAGACGAGTCCAAGAGTGAAACTATGAAAGAGAATAAAGTGGAAAagaaagaggagaaaaaaatgaaaagtcaaAGTCTGAAGGCTACCaaacaacagaaaaatagtgagGTTGCCCCTGTGACAGGAAAGTCAGAGAAGAAGATATCTAAGGagaaaagtggcaaaatggacaaAGTTTCACGAATGGATGAAAAGAAAGACAAGGAGAAGAAGGAAATTaagaaagacaaaataaaaaaggatgaaaATATAAGAAAAGAAGAGAAGGAAAAGAAAGAGCTCAAAAAGAAGAACATAAGTAAGCCAGAATTGAGAAAAATTATGAAACCTGACCTAAAACCACTCACTCCTGAAGTGAGAAAAACTTTACACAAAGTCAAGACTCAGACTAAAACCAAGACAGAAACAAATGCAGCCGGTAAGGAGCATGGAAATGGTAAAAAGCTAAGCCCAGAGAACCTGCATGAAGAGGTCGCAGCAGCAGCTCTTGCAGACAGGTCCATTGCGTCTTCCCCTGAGGACCTTACTGAGGACTTCGAGGCTCTGAAACAAGAAGAGCTGTCCAAACCCAAGACTGGTGCCATCCAGATATCTGAGGTGTCACTTCACAAAGATACTAAAGTGTCTACGTCATTTTCTCCTGaagacaaaatgacatcattttgTTCAAATACAGAGACTGTTTCATCCACGTTCTCTGAGAAAACAGATGAACACAATACAGACAAGAAAACTTCAGAGCAGATGAAATCTCCTCAAAGGAAAGATTCAAGCAGTGGAATTTACAAGAAATATGAAAAGACATATGAGGATTATAATAAATATTCAGCAAAGGATCACCAAAAAGACATATCAAAGAAGAGTGATAGCtcagaggatgatgatgatgtaattgAAAAAGCTGAGCTTGAAGGAACAGAAGATGATGCATTTATCAAGTCTAAAGCAcaggaaattaaaaaagaaagcgGTGGAAAAGAACTGGAAGACAGACCAACCACACAACTGGCCTCATCCACTGCAGCACTGCCTGGACAAGGAGTAGTAGCATCGGCCTCAGAGCAGATCTCCTTTATCCAAGATGAAACCATTCCTGGTTACTCTGAGACTGAACAGACCATATCTGATGAGGAGATCCATGATGATACAGAAGAGAGAATGCCACAGTTACGATATAGTGTAGGATCTTATGGTGTCTCAGTTCCTGATGTCCCTAGAACCTTGGACTCGATGCACAATTTGAAAGAGATGAAAAGCTCCGCTGTGTCTGATGTAGATGTCAAACCCAAAGCCCTTGTGGGAGGTCAGGAGCCTGAGATTGCATCATACCCTGCTGTCATTACGGCTCCACTTGCAGAGGAGGAACACATATCATCTGCCACATCCATAACAGAATATGACAAGATGTCTTCATTTGCCACATCTGTTGCTGAAGACCAGTCCATAGCATCTGTTACAGCCCCTCAGACTGAAGAAGTTGGAAGGAACTCCCTCCTTCTTGATACCATCAACAATGTACCTTTACATATAGAAGGCACCCAAGGAAAGGACTATCTCCATTCTGCAGGTACCATTTCCCCCACCTCCTCTCTGGAAGATGACAAATGTTTTAAATCTCCTTCATCTGATGAGTACCAACCCAACATCCATGAGATGGAGGGTGATGCCAATGCTGCTCatgatgaagaagatgatgaggatgaagatgaggatgaggatcaGACTCCAAATGTTGACATCCCACTGGGTAAACTACAAGAGGGCTATGAACATGCAACATCCATGCTGCTTCGGGAGAAAGACAACTCACCCTCTTCTGCTATTTCTCCTCCTGTCTTTTCTGCCGAGCAGCAATCTCCCACTCAGGTTGTCAGTGAAAAAACCTTTCCATCTAGTATAGCTGGATTCGGGATCAGCACTGGAATACAACCCGCATCATCAACTTTACCTCTTGCCACTGGTTTGGAATCCCATGTAAGGCAAGACAGTGATGACAGATGTCCAAGTCCAGATGACAGTACTGTGAAGCTGGCTTCACCCACACAGTCAGTGCTTACTAGCAGTGGTTACTCTCCAGCTGAGGAAAAGCCCTTAAAGACAGAAGAGATAGACAAAGCAGTGACCTACCTGAAATACGACACTCACAAAGTAGAGAAGTCAGTCACTATTTCTGATAATACATCCTTCATTGGACTGCCAGGTGACAAAACAATTGAGACATCAGAAGAATCTGAAGAGGACAGTGTGGATGAAGATGACTATTACACAAAAAAGGATCTTCAGCCAGCTGTTAAGGCTAAACTTATGGAGGCAAAAGAAGGATGCTTTCTGGATGATGACTTAACAAACGAGGCAAAGACTTCCAAGATAAAGACGCAAATCATATACTCGGATGAGGATGAAACAGATAACTTCCCAATTGGATTAGAATCAAATTTCTCTCCAACGGATCCAAGCAAATCAGAAAAGTGTCAAGAAACTGCTGAAATAACAGATATGTCTTTCAAAGGGCCTGAGAAAAGTGTTCAATTTAGTATCTGTGATTTTCCAGCGAAGGAGACCAAAGAGAAAGCCATCTATATAAGACAAGACACACCATATgtgcatggcaaaacattctcTTACAGTGACATTTATGATAGCAAACCAAGTTCCGTGGAATCTGATTCATTTCATCAGGAGTCCTTGGATAAGCTGGAGAAAGACATTTCAAGAGATGAAATGGGTATGCCACCACACTCTGTAACAGCAACAGACAAGATGTCAGAGAAGGATGAATTTAAAGTCTCGTATGGAAAAGAAGCTTCCACTCCATCATTGCACGACTCGAAGAGCACTTCAGCTGTTCCGTTGATCAGAGCGGCCAAAGAAACTGAGCCATTTGAATACACAGGAAGTCGATTTCCTTCAGTGGCAGATAGGCCAGAAGCATCTTCTACTTCTTTATCATCTAAAAAGAATCCATTGTCTTTTCCAGTGCAACCCGACATCACTAAACCATCAAGCTATTCCTCAATGGCAGCGTTCAATGTCGGCAAAGCTGCTGGTCCTGACGATAACAATCAAGGCACGTGTTTAGAGAATGACATGCGGAAACTGACAGGTCAGGATGAAGAAGATtacgatgatgatgaggaggaagatgatgatgaggaggaagatgaagatgatAAAATCACTGTTCATTCTGACATGGAGAAAGGTGCCAAAGAGAAGTCTGAGAAGCAAGTAAAAAGTCCTGCAAGTGAAATGTTAAGCTCAAATGAGCCTGAATTTGTGGTTTCCATGGCTGGATATGGCTTTAACAGTCAGGAGAAGGTAGTGGAAGAAGATATGTCAGACTCCACGTGCTTGAGCGCAAAGTCAAATGTGGGTTCAACGGGTTTCTCTGGCTACTCATCAGAGTTACACCTGGATGAATGGGAACATAAGAAATCACTTTTACCATGTTCGATCACAGACAAACGTAAAGAGGATATTACCTTGAAGTTATCAGAAAGAGGTTTTGACCAGAATGATGGGGATGATATGGATTTTGACAAACCTCGGTCCCCCGACCACCTAAGCAAGAAATCGCCAGACACAAGCTTTCAGTACACTACTGCTGCCCCTGGGTACTCCTCTTCCTCTGCCTATAGCTACTCCTCCTCGACTTCAGGCTCCTTCTCTACAAGCCGTCAGCTTGGAGAAGAGCTTGAGACACCTGCCTCGGGTGAGCCACTGTTTGAGTACTCCTCCTTTAAAGAAGAACATTCCCCGGCAATAGACTCTGCCTTCTCCACTTTAGCTGGCACCAAAGATGATTATCTTGAAGTATCTGAGAAACAGATCACCGTTACAACCACAGCAGAGTCTTCCTCTAGCTTAGCCCACTTTTCACCCCTCAGCCCATTTGAGGAAGTCAAACCATTCCCTTTACATTCATCCACTGCTTGTGCTGAAGACAAAAAGAAACACACATCTTCTTTCGGCAGTTCTATGGATAAACAACCTCAGTCAGACTGCTTCTATAAGCCTGAGTGGTCTGAGGTGTCAACTTTGGACTCTGCAAAAGGTTTTAGGGACTCACTGACCATGCACTCTCAAGAAACAACACTCGCAATTGATAAAGAGGCAGCCAGTGCTGCTCTGTTTGGTGTCACTTCTTCACCACGGCCGGGCACTGAAGGGAAGCATTACTTTGAGGAGACAGAGAGCAGCGAAGAAGAGGACGAGGGAGATTATATGCGGGAAACGACTCGAATATCACCCTCCAGTGGCCTCACGGGTACCTTGACATTTTCTGAGAAACTCGTTTCCTCAGCTGAAGGTGTAAAGACAAGCAGTGCGCTCCCTGATGTTCTTGGCTCCTACATGTCCTCACCACTTCAAACTAACAAGCCGGATCCAGCCAGTCGCACAACAGAAGTCGGGGCAAGCGCAACCCACCTTGCTGGTGCTGCAGCTAGCGGTGCAGTTGCAGGCACAGCTAGAATGGAGGGTGCTGGAGGCTACAGGACCTCCTATGAATGGGAAATGTCCAAGCCTCAGATAGGGAGAATGCCTGGCGACTCTCCTCCCCATTATCGTCATGATGATGAGTTTGAGGAGGAATGTGAAACGGAGCCAGAGCATCcagcacgcccactttctctctcATCGACTAATCAGCCGTTTTGCTCTCCCTTCTATGCTGATGAGTGCAGCCGACAAGGGCAggatgaagaagatgatgatgaggatgatgatgatgatgatgacagtgATCAGGATGTTGCTGGTAAAGCACCCAAGGGAGGAGCCTCTCCATATGCAGGCCATACCTCTCCTGGATATTCATCCTCTGAGTACAAGCAACGTAAAAACGACCTTTCACCTTCCTTTATCAACCCGAGCATGCAGCAGCTATGTAGTGACGAAGATGATGAGGATCTAGGACAGCAAAGTGACCAGTCACAGGAGGGAGATGAACATGACATGTCAGTTAAGAGAAGGGCTCACAAGCAGCCCCACCATCATCAGACCCACAGCAGCTCTTCCCATCAAGCTGCCGGCACGTCAGCACGGTTGGGTCTAGCAACCGAGGACACACCACCGACTTCAATAAGTGAGTCTCTCGCCTCTCAGTCAGACTCTGAAGTGCCTCCAGGTACAGAAGAGTACCCGTCAGTCACTGGCGAAGGCAACATTGATTCCGATGAGGATGCAGACTATATGCCTATTGACAAAATATCTGCCACAGGAGAAGGCAGTCATCACCCTGCCTCCTGGAAGAGCCATGATCCAGTTCCCACACCCCAAAAGGATCCTCACCCCCACCCTCCTCACCCTGATGTCTGCATGGTGGACCCGGACTCTTTGGGTAACGGCTCAGTCAAAAAAGATCCGAAAGCCAAAGGCTTGAAGAAAGCTGCTGGGAAAACCAAATCAGCATCCCCAGCCAGGCGCAAGCGGTCTCCCTTGCCTGTCAAACAGACGTCATCTCCTCGCAGTGCATCACTGAAAAAGAAGGAAGTGGACAAGAGTTCACGCATGTCTCGCTTGTCGGATGGACAAGGCTCAAAGGATGATGATCTCTCAAGGTCAAGCTACAACCCTGGCAAGGTGCTGGTCAACGGTAGCAAGAGTGGTTTGG GGTCTCAAAAGGCTGCTTCTGCAGCTCCTATTTATGTTGACATGGCCTACATTCCCAACCACTGCAGCGCCAAGAATATAGATCAAGAATTTTTCAAACGTATCCGCTCTGCATACTATGTGGTGAGCGGGAATGACGCTGCAAGTGGTGAACCAAGCCGAGCAGTTCTCGATGCACTGCTGGATGGGAAAGCACAGTGGGGATCAAATCTTCAG GTGACGCTGATCCCGACTCATGACACAGAAGTGACTCGTGAGTGGTACCAGCAGACGCACGAGCGTCAGCAGGAGCTCAACATCATGGTCCTGGCCTCCAGCAGCACCGTCGTCATGCAGGATGAATCTTTCCCCGCCTGCAAGATTGAGTTCTAG